A genomic region of Candidatus Aegiribacteria sp. contains the following coding sequences:
- the dnaK gene encoding molecular chaperone DnaK, whose translation MGSTIGIDLGTTNSCMAIYEAGNAVVIQTGEGPRVMPSVVAFTPAGDRLVGIVAKRQAITNPKDTITSVKRLIGRKYEELSSETFNVSYDIVPNEKGDAAIKISDGKIYTPQEISSMILQKMKYRAEEYLGEEVSDVVVTVPAHFNEIQRKATKAACTIAGLNVKRVLNEPTAAALAFTDAVERKKIAVFDFGGGTFDISILQVVNGIFEVKATTGNTQLGGDDFDARLVDWIMSEFKREKGIDLRNDPVAPQRVREAAERAKCELSAALETSVNLPFIASSESGPVHLEMSITRGLFEGLIKDLVETTRPLCKQVLKDAGISPDDLEVVVLVGGSTRIPLVRQIVQESFEQDPVHSVNPDEVVAMGAAIAGSVVSGQRKDLVLLDVTSLTLGVETLGGVMAPIITKNSPLPIKRSKMFTTAVDNQQIVGIHVLQGERDLAEDNRSLSRFELVGINPAPRGVPRIEVSFSIDANGILFVNAKDAVTGKHQEIKVNPSGGLSDEDIRKLMREAKHNQEADRDRMKLIEERNFADQLIYESNRILRTRVDSIDVSLYKELEDSLDKLRNERDGTNVSGIEQAMKNMNSTLTIIKNMLQMVESLEDKDAPDDFVTLDNKPEDDIQDK comes from the coding sequence GTTGCATTCACACCGGCGGGAGACAGGCTTGTTGGAATTGTTGCCAAAAGGCAGGCAATTACTAATCCCAAGGATACAATAACAAGTGTTAAAAGGCTTATAGGAAGGAAATATGAAGAATTGTCTTCGGAAACCTTCAATGTATCCTATGATATAGTACCCAATGAAAAAGGTGATGCGGCAATTAAAATCAGTGATGGTAAAATATACACTCCGCAGGAAATATCATCCATGATTCTTCAGAAAATGAAATATCGAGCTGAGGAGTATCTCGGAGAAGAGGTATCGGATGTCGTCGTCACAGTCCCCGCTCATTTCAATGAAATTCAAAGAAAGGCAACAAAAGCTGCCTGTACCATTGCCGGATTAAACGTAAAGCGAGTACTGAACGAGCCCACCGCCGCTGCTCTCGCATTCACTGACGCTGTAGAACGAAAGAAAATAGCTGTTTTCGATTTTGGTGGAGGAACTTTCGATATCAGTATCCTTCAGGTAGTTAACGGCATATTTGAAGTTAAGGCAACCACAGGTAATACTCAGCTTGGCGGTGACGATTTCGACGCTCGACTTGTGGATTGGATCATGAGTGAATTCAAGCGTGAGAAAGGTATTGATCTCCGTAATGATCCGGTTGCTCCTCAGAGGGTTCGTGAAGCCGCGGAACGGGCAAAATGCGAACTGTCAGCAGCACTTGAAACATCAGTGAATCTGCCTTTCATAGCTTCGAGTGAATCCGGTCCGGTTCATCTGGAAATGTCAATTACCAGAGGTCTGTTCGAGGGTCTTATTAAAGATCTTGTAGAAACCACCAGACCTTTATGCAAACAGGTCTTGAAGGATGCCGGTATTTCTCCTGATGATCTTGAAGTTGTTGTTCTGGTTGGAGGTTCAACCAGAATTCCTCTTGTTAGACAGATTGTACAGGAATCGTTTGAGCAGGATCCGGTTCACAGCGTAAATCCTGATGAAGTTGTTGCGATGGGCGCAGCCATAGCCGGTTCTGTCGTGTCGGGTCAAAGGAAGGATCTTGTCCTTCTTGATGTGACCTCTCTGACTCTTGGGGTGGAAACTCTTGGAGGAGTAATGGCTCCGATTATAACCAAGAACAGTCCGCTGCCGATAAAGAGAAGCAAGATGTTCACGACTGCTGTTGACAACCAGCAGATTGTCGGGATTCATGTTCTTCAGGGAGAGAGAGATCTTGCTGAAGACAATAGAAGCCTGTCAAGATTTGAACTGGTTGGTATCAACCCCGCGCCCAGAGGGGTTCCCAGAATAGAAGTATCCTTTTCTATTGACGCAAACGGGATACTCTTCGTTAACGCGAAAGATGCTGTAACAGGCAAGCATCAGGAGATTAAGGTGAATCCCAGCGGCGGGCTTTCGGATGAAGATATCAGGAAACTTATGCGTGAAGCAAAGCATAATCAGGAAGCTGATCGTGATCGGATGAAACTCATTGAAGAAAGGAATTTTGCCGATCAGCTCATATACGAGTCAAACCGGATACTCAGAACCAGAGTTGACAGCATAGATGTATCTTTATACAAGGAACTCGAAGATTCCCTGGATAAGTTGCGGAATGAACGAGATGGAACGAATGTATCCGGTATCGAGCAGGCAATGAAAAACATGAACTCGACTTTAACCATAATCAAGAATATGCTTCAAATGGTTGAATCTCTTGAGGATAAGGACGCACCGGACGATTTCGTGACACTTGATAACAAACCCGAGGATGATATACAGGATAAATAG